The nucleotide window GCCCCGGGATCAAGGCGGCGGCCGAGCGCGGCGCGCGCACCCCGCTCGCCGACGCCGGTCTGGACAAGGCGGCGGTGCGCGCCATCGCCCGCCACTGGGGACTGGCCGTCTGGGACAAACCGGCCGCCGCCTGCATGGCGAGCCGGGTCGCGTACGGAATTTCGGTCACACCCGCGCGGCTGGCCCGCATCGAACGGGCCGAAACAGCCGTCCGCAGCGCCCTCGGCGGCTCTGTCCGCGACCTGCGGGTCCGTGATCTCGGCGACGCCGTACGCCTTGAAATCGACTCTGACCTGGTCGAACGCGCTCGCGACAACGGTGCGGTGAGCATCGCGATCCGCGAGGCGGGGTTCGACACCACCCCCATCAGGGTGGAGACATTCCGGTCCGGATCCATGAACGACGTTCTGGCCGATTCGGATACGGGAGAATGAACCAGACCTGAATTCGGTCGGACCCTCCCGGCCGTTGGTCACCGGACTCCCAGCCGTTAGTCTTGCCCGGTACAGCTCGCGACGGGACGGCTCATGCCCACGATCGGAGATAGCCAGCGGATGACGCCAGACCGACCTGAGTTCCGTCGTCTCGACAGCTCACACCTTCTGCTGACCGGCGCCACCGGCTTCCTCGGGCAGGCGACGCTCGAGAAGCTCCTGTCCTCCTATCCGGGAGTGCGGGTCTCGGTGCTGATCCGGCCGAGGCCGGGCCAGCCCGCACAGCGCCGCTTCGACGGCCTGCTCCGCAAGCCCGTCTTCCGCCGGCTGCGCGAGAAGATCGGCGAGGAGGAGCTGCGCCGCATCGCGGCCGAGCGCGTCAATGTCATCGAGGGCGACCTGGGCGAGGTCACCTTGCCGGGCGACCTCGACGTGGTGATCCACGGCGCGTCCACGGTCTCCTTCGACCCGCCCATCGACGAGGCGTTCCGCACCAACGTCTCCGGCGTCGTGACCCTGTACGAGGCCCTGCACAAGGCAGGCGCCGACCCGCACGTCGTGCACGTGTCCACGGCCTACGTCGCCGGGGTGCGCAAGGGCGTCGTGCCGGAGGACCGCCTCGACCACACCGTCGACTGGCGCACCGAGCTGTCCGGCGCGCTGGCCGCCCGCACCGACGTCGAGCGCGACTCGCGCCGGCCCGAGGTGCTGCGCAAGTCGATGTCGCGCGCCCAGGGCGAGCACCGCAAGGCGGGCCCCCAGTCGGTCGTCTCGGCCGCCGAGGAGGCCCGGCAGGAATGGGTGACCGACCGCCTCGTCGACTACGGCCGCGCACGCGCGCAGAGCCTCGGCTGGCCGGACGTCTACACCTTCACCAAGGCGCTGGGCGAGCGTGCGGCCGAGGAGATGTGGGGCGAACGCCGGCTGTCCATCGTCCGGCCGGCCATCGTCGAGAGCTCGCTGCGCCACCCGTACCCGGGCTGGATCGACGGCTACAAGATGGCCGACCCGCTGATCATCGCGTACGGGCGCGGCGTCCTGCCGGAGTTCCCGGGCCTGCCCGACAGCGTGGTCGACATCATCCCGGTCGACCTGGTCGTCAACGCGACCCTCGCGGTCGCCGCAGCCCCGCCCGAGGTGGGCACCACCGGTTACTTCCACGTCGGCTCCGGCTCGCGCAACCCGCTGCCCTTCCGCAGCCTGTACGAGAACGTCCGCGCCTACTTCCAGCGGCACCCGATGCCGGCCGGCGAGCGCGGCCACGTCCAGGTGCCGGTGTGGCGGTTCCCCGGCGCCCGCCAGGTCGAGATGATGCTGAGCGGCAGCGAGCGCGCCACCTCGATGGCCGAGCGTGCGCTGCTGCGGCTGCCCGCCTCGGCCAAGACCCGCGACTGGATGACGGCGGTGCACCGGCAGCAGTCCAACCTGGACTTCCTGCGCCGCTACTCCGATCTCTACCAGGCCTACACCGCGGCCGAGGTCATCTACGACGACAGCCGCACCAACGCGCTGCACCGCCTGATCCCGGCCGACCTGGCCGAGGAGGACGGCTTCGACCCGTCGGACATCGACTGGGCGCACTACCTGCAGGAGGTGCACTCCCCCAGCGTCACCGAGCTGATGCGCGGCTTCTCGCGCAGCCGCGGCGGCAGCAGGCGCACGGTCACTCCCTCGCTGCCGGAGCGCACCGACGTCGCGGCCGTGTTCGACCTCGAGGGCACGATCGTCGCCTCCAACCTGATCGAGTCCTATCTGTGGGCCCGCATGTCGTCGCTGCCGCGGTCCCAGTGGAGCGGTGAGCTCGCCGACCTGGCCCGCTCGCTCCCCAAGTACCTGCGGGCCGAGCGCCGCGACCGCGGCGACTTCGTCCGCGCGTTCCTGCGCCGCTACGAGGGCGCCGGCATGGACGAGCTGCGCGACCTCGTGGACGACGTCCTCGGCGACGCCCTGCTGCAACGCGTCATGCCCGAGGCCGTACGCCGGATCCGCGCCCACCGCGCCGCCGGGCACAAGACCATCCTGATCACCGGCACCGTGGACGTGTTCGTCCGGCCTCTCGCGGGCCTGTTCGACGAGGTCGTCGCGAGCCGGATGCACACCCGCGACGGCGTGCTCACCGGCTATCTGGACTCCCCGCCGCTGGTCGACGAGGCACGCGCCGCCTGGCTGCGCCGCCACGCGAGCGACACGGGCATCGACCTGGAGGGCTCGTACGCGTACGCGGACAGCTACTCCGACCGGCCGCTGCTGGAGGCCGTGGGCACCCCCGCGGCGGTTAACCCGGACCCGTCGCTGTACCGCCACGCCAAGCGCAAGCACTGGCGCATC belongs to Actinoallomurus bryophytorum and includes:
- the larE gene encoding ATP-dependent sacrificial sulfur transferase LarE translates to MVDVVVLSDDLLAEMAGYGRTLVAFSGGVDSSVVLAAAMRALGAGQVAAVTAVSPSLPAAELEAAREFCARLGVTHHTPATDEMDVAGYRENGPRRCYFCKSVLLDTANSLAAKLGYETITTGTNASDVAAGFRPGIKAAAERGARTPLADAGLDKAAVRAIARHWGLAVWDKPAAACMASRVAYGISVTPARLARIERAETAVRSALGGSVRDLRVRDLGDAVRLEIDSDLVERARDNGAVSIAIREAGFDTTPIRVETFRSGSMNDVLADSDTGE
- a CDS encoding HAD-IB family hydrolase translates to MTPDRPEFRRLDSSHLLLTGATGFLGQATLEKLLSSYPGVRVSVLIRPRPGQPAQRRFDGLLRKPVFRRLREKIGEEELRRIAAERVNVIEGDLGEVTLPGDLDVVIHGASTVSFDPPIDEAFRTNVSGVVTLYEALHKAGADPHVVHVSTAYVAGVRKGVVPEDRLDHTVDWRTELSGALAARTDVERDSRRPEVLRKSMSRAQGEHRKAGPQSVVSAAEEARQEWVTDRLVDYGRARAQSLGWPDVYTFTKALGERAAEEMWGERRLSIVRPAIVESSLRHPYPGWIDGYKMADPLIIAYGRGVLPEFPGLPDSVVDIIPVDLVVNATLAVAAAPPEVGTTGYFHVGSGSRNPLPFRSLYENVRAYFQRHPMPAGERGHVQVPVWRFPGARQVEMMLSGSERATSMAERALLRLPASAKTRDWMTAVHRQQSNLDFLRRYSDLYQAYTAAEVIYDDSRTNALHRLIPADLAEEDGFDPSDIDWAHYLQEVHSPSVTELMRGFSRSRGGSRRTVTPSLPERTDVAAVFDLEGTIVASNLIESYLWARMSSLPRSQWSGELADLARSLPKYLRAERRDRGDFVRAFLRRYEGAGMDELRDLVDDVLGDALLQRVMPEAVRRIRAHRAAGHKTILITGTVDVFVRPLAGLFDEVVASRMHTRDGVLTGYLDSPPLVDEARAAWLRRHASDTGIDLEGSYAYADSYSDRPLLEAVGTPAAVNPDPSLYRHAKRKHWRIYEWGTHTRGRGDVLIDTIGTLKNGAVSAR